In Saccharomyces eubayanus strain FM1318 chromosome XV, whole genome shotgun sequence, a single window of DNA contains:
- the PTH1 gene encoding aminoacyl-tRNA hydrolase, whose protein sequence is MCGKWRLVLTGIGNPEPQYARTRHNVGLYMLELLRKRLGLQNKAYSPVPHTGGKVHYIEGENCTLLKSDGQYMNLSGEQVCKVWARYAKYQARHVVIHDELSVACGKVQLRAASASIRGHNGLRSLVQCSGGRVPFARLAVGIGRDPGSNSRDPASVSRWVLGTLTPQEQHTLVTESEPAAWRALAQYIS, encoded by the coding sequence ATGTGCGGCAAATGGAGATTGGTACTGACAGGGATAGGCAATCCGGAGCCGCAATATGCTCGCACCCGCCACAATGTCGGGTTGTACATGCTAGAGCTCTTGCGTAAGCGGCTTGGCCTGCAGAACAAGGCCTACTCTCCTGTGCCCCACACGGGGGGCAAAGTGCACTACATAGAGGGTGAGAACTGCACGCTACTGAAGTCAGACGGCCAGTATATGAACCTGAGTGGAGAGCAGGTGTGCAAGGTTTGGGCCCGGTACGCCAAGTACCAGGCTCGTCACGTGGTTATTCATGACGAGTTGAGCGTGGCGTGTGGCAAAGTGCAGCTGAGGGCGGCCAGCGCCAGCATCAGAGGCCACAACGGGCTACGGAGCCTTGTGCAATGTAGTGGTGGCCGTGTACCCTTTGCCAGGTTGGCCGTGGGCATCGGCAGGGACCCAGGGTCTAATTCTAGGGACCCTGCGAGCGTATCCCGATGGGTGTTGGGGACTCTCACCCCACAAGAACAGCACACCTTGGTCACAGAGAGCGAACCTGCCGCTTGGCGTGCCCTAGCCCAGTACATTTCATAG
- the PFS1 gene encoding Pfs1p: MNQDYAQLSIPELKETRTSKLNKMNNFRSSPIAEIMNKIPPDCGKTQNTTFPEFNPVLRRRQYEQRPMYEKPMRVADSMSPQLSSMNCLPNLYSNGSLPLPNPYLSYLNHLEKVNYQDAKFNSWGILQNSNSGLAIPTYFSPRTAQNMPCSEKVETWLERLPIFVGFDGYLFTTCFDYEYMLDWEETEFTFEKTACMETDYSRALTDTDIIHIQEKKIETLIRNQYLKEYEFSQKDFEF, from the coding sequence ATGAATCAAGACTACGCACAGCTTTCGATCCCCGAGCTGAAAGAAACTAGGACTTCTaaattaaacaaaatgaaCAATTTTCGAAGCTCCCCAATTGCTGAAATAATGAACAAGATACCACCTGACTGCGGTAAGACACAAAATACTACGTTCCCTGAGTTCAATCCGGTATTAAGAAGGCGACAATACGAACAACGGCCTATGTACGAGAAGCCAATGCGAGTCGCAGACAGTATGTCTCCACAACTCTCCTCAATGAACTGTTTGCCAAATTTGTATTCCAACGGTTCACTGCCATTACCAAATCCTTATTTATCATATTTAAATCATCTTGAAAAGGTCAATTACCAAGACGCCAAATTCAATAGCTGGGGTATTCTACAAAACTCGAATAGTGGTTTGGCCATTCCAACATATTTCAGTCCCCGAACAGCACAAAATATGCCTTGTTCCGAGAAAGTAGAGACATGGCTTGAAAGATTACCAATATTCGTGGGATTTGACGGCTATTTATTTACAACTTGCTTTGATTATGAATATATGTTGGATTGGGAGGAAACTGAATTTacctttgaaaagacaGCATGCATGGAAACTGATTATTCTAGAGCTTTAACTGATACTGATATCATAcatattcaagaaaaaaagatagaaacTTTGATAAGAAACCAGTATTTAAAGGAATATGAGTTTTCTCAGAAAGATTTCGAGTTTTAG
- the ERG9 gene encoding bifunctional farnesyl-diphosphate farnesyltransferase/squalene synthase: MGKLLQLASHPIELKAALKLKFCRTPLFSIYDQSTSPYLLRCFELLNLTSRSFAAVIRELHPELRNCITLFYLILRALDTIEDDMSIEHDLKIDLLRHFHEKLLLNKWSFNGNAPDMKDRAVLTDFESILIEFHKLKPEYQDVIKEITDKMGNGMADYILDENYNLNGLQTVHDYDVYCHYVAGLVGDGLTRLIIIAKFANQSLYSNEQLFESMGLFLQKTNIIRDYKEDLDDGRSFWPKEIWSQYVPQLKDFMKPENEQLGLQCINHLVLNALDHVIDVLTYLASVHEQSTFQFCAIPQVMAIATLALVFNNRDVLHGNVKIRKGTTCYLILNSRTLRGCVKIFDYYLRDIKSKLAVQDPNYLKLNIQISKIEQFMEEMYQDKLPANVKPNETPIYLKVQERSKYDDELVPTQQEEEYKFNMVLSIIVSVLLGFYYIYTLHTA, translated from the coding sequence ATGGGGAAACTATTGCAATTGGCATCACATCCGATCGAGTTGAAAGCAGCTTTGAAGCTGAAGTTTTGTAGAACACCGCTATTTTCCATTTATGACCAGTCCACGTCGCCATACCTATTGCGCTGTTTTGAGCTATTGAACCTGACCTCCAGGTCCTTCGCTGCGGTGATCAGGGAGCTACATCCAGAATTGAGAAACTGTATCACTCTCTTCTATTTAATTTTAAGGGCTTTGGACACCATCGAAGACGACATGTCCATTGAACACGATTTGAAGATCGACTTGTTGCGTCATTTCCACGAAAAACTGTTGTTGAACAAATGGAGTTTTAACGGCAATGCCCCCGACATGAAAGACAGAGCTGTATTGACAGACTTTGAATCGATTCTTATTGAATTCCACAAGTTGAAGCCAGAATACCAGGACGTCATCAAAGAGATCACCGATAAGATGGGTAACGGTATGGCCGACTACATTTTGGACGAAAACTACAACCTGAATGGGTTGCAAACTGTTCATGACTACGATGTCTACTGCCACTACGTGGCCGGTTTGGTCGGCGATGGTCTAACCCGTCTGATCATCATTGCCAAGTTCGCCAACCAATCCTTGTACTCCAACGAGcaactttttgaaagcaTGGGTCTTTTCTTACAAAAGACAAACATCATCAGAGATTAcaaagaagatttggaCGATGGCAGATCCTTCTGGCCTAAAGAAATCTGGTCTCAATACGTTCCTCAATTGAAGGACTTCATGAAACCCGAAAACGAACAACTGGGTCTGCAGTGTATAAACCACCTTGTCTTGAACGCATTGGATCACGTCATTGATGTGTTGACCTACTTAGCCAGTGTTCACGAACAGTCTACTTTCCAATTCTGTGCAATTCCACAAGTCATGGCCATCGCCACTTTGGCTTTGGTGTTCAACAACCGTGACGTGCTACACGGTAACGTTAAGATCCGCAAGGGTACCACATGCTActtgattttgaattccAGAACTTTACGTGGTTGTGTCAAGATCTTTGACTATTACTTACGTGACATTAAGTCCAAATTGGCCGTGCAAGATCCAAACTACCTAAAATTGAACATCCAGATCTCCAAGATTGAACAGTTCATGGAAGAAATGTACCAAGATAAATTACCTGCCAACGTGAAACCAAATGAAACTCCAATTTATTTGAAGGTTCAGGAAAGATCCAAGTACGATGACGAATTGGTTCCAAcccaacaagaagaagagtaCAAGTTCAACATGGTTTTGTCTATCATTGTTTCCGTTCTTCTTGGGTTTTACTATATATACACTTTACACACAgcttaa
- the CTF8 gene encoding Ctf8p, with protein sequence MPSVKIGTAQWQKLTQSQEKQTTVITPLGMTMLEIQGDLELPKDFSSLAQGDSHHEARFSKQDGKNVIRFGLLQLDGERATLFVGKKQRLLGKVTKLDVPVGIMHFNSSDNKVELVDVVKYKIIFKDRPLPIM encoded by the coding sequence ATGCCCAGCGTGAAAATAGGTACTGCTCAATGGCAGAAGCTGACACAGTCCCAGGAGAAACAAACCACTGTGATAACACCGCTGGGGATGACTATGCTGGAGATTCAAGGTGATCTGGAATTACCTAAGGACTTCTCGTCGCTGGCACAGGGAGATTCCCACCATGAAGCAAGGTTCAGCAAACAGGACGGTAAGAACGTAATACGGTTTGGGCTATTACAGCTTGACGGCGAGAGAGCTACTCTGTTTGTCGGTAAGAAACAGCGTTTACTGGGGAAAGTGACGAAGTTAGACGTGCCGGTGGGTATTATGCATTTCAATTCAAGCGATAATAAAGTCGAACTGGTGGACGTGGtgaaatataaaattatCTTTAAAGATAGACCTTTACCTATTATGTAA
- the KOG1 gene encoding ubiquitin-binding TORC1 subunit KOG1, producing the protein MPEIYGPQPLKPLNTVMRHGFEEQYQSEQLLQSLANDFIFYFDDKRHRTNGNPIPDEDKQKDVNRYYQPITDWKIMKDRQKTVSAALLLCLNLGVDPPDVMKTHPCARVEAWVDPLNFQDSKKAIEQIGKNLQAQYETLSLRTRYKQSLDPCVEDVKRFCNSLRRTSKEDRILFHYNGHGVPKPTKSGEIWVFNRGYTQYIPVSLYDLQTWLGAPCIFVYDCNSAENILINFQKFVQKRIKDDEDGNHDVAAPSPTSAYEDCFQLASCRSDELLLMSPELPADLFSCCLTCPIEISIRIFLMQSPLKDSKYKVFFENATSNQSFADSRNSFKSKIPNVNIPGMLSDRRTPLGELNWIFTAITDTIAWTSLPRPLFKKLFRHDLMIAALFRNFLLAKRIMPWYNCHPVSDPELPDSITTHPMWKSWDLAMDEVLTKIVIDLKNAPPATALESQMILQQQETLQNGSSSKPTPQETKAGSMQTQSRFAVANLSTMSLVNNPAAQSRKSISLQSSQQAQQQQQQQQQQFTGFFEQNLTAFELWLKYASNVRHPPEQLPIVLQVLLSQVHRIRALVLLSRFLDLGPWAVYLSLSIGIFPYVLKLLQSPAPELKPILVFIWARIMSIDYKNTQSELIKEKGYMYFITVLVPDWGVGGPSPTNGSTMMNGGNPLTMTASQNINAPRSRYYDQQQANRTPNMGHSSLPFYHSNDTTDEQKAMAVFVLASFVRDFPLGQKNCFSLELVSKLCFYIENSEIPLLRQWCIILLGLLFADNPLNRFVCMNTGAVEILLKSLKDPVSEVRTASIFALKHFISGFQDSEVILRLQQEFEQQYQQLHSQLQHLQSQSHVQQQQQSQQQQQHLEQQQMKIEKQIRHCQVMQNQLENIDLRKLKRQEIADLISILPLINDGSPLVRKELIIYFSLIVNRYSNFFIVVVFNDLLEEIKQLEKTDINTRNASDKYSVSHGSIFYTVWKSLLILAEDPFLENKELSKQVIDHILLELSVHKELGGTFEVMEKFLLKRSSKANESGKFGFNSSQVQFVKSSLRSFSPNGRTDTNAPKKEQQQRDPKVSHPIQMSITKLFQSLGFSESNSDNDTLSSSASIESNGTKKGPPGLYLSNGNNNLYPTASTPRFRRYTEPLSMPLQSTFLDYSSEYFQEPQMRKQEADEPGSVEYNARLWRRNRNETIIQETQGEKKLSIYGNWSKRFISLNNKSQPKLMKFTQFEDQLVTADDRSTITVFDWEKGKTLSKFSNGTPFGTKVTDLKFINEDDSALLLAGSSDGVIKIYRNYHDIDNFEIVSAWRGLTDMLLTPRSTGLLTEWLQIRGSLLTTGDVKVIRVWDAHTETVEVDIPAKTSSLITSLTADQLAGNIFVAGFADGSLRVYDRRLDPRDSMIRRWRAGNEKQGVWINNVHLQRGGYRELVSGATNGVVELWDIRSEDPVESFVDQNVASQYGSQQKPTTMTCMQVHEHAPIIATGTKQIKIWTTSGDLLNSFKNSHTNGVTSTLAATGIPTSLSYSSTSDAFLSSMAFHPHRMMIAATNSHDSVVNIYKCEDERIDYF; encoded by the coding sequence ATGCCAGAGATTTATGGGCCTCAGCCGTTGAAACCACTGAATACGGTGATGAGACATGGATTTGAAGAGCAATACCAGAGCGAGCAGCTGTTGCAGTCACTCGCAAACGATTTTATATTCTATTTTGATGATAAACGACACAGAACCAACGGGAACCCAATCCCTGATGAggataaacaaaaagatgTGAATCGTTATTACCAGCCGATTACAGATTGGAAGATTATGAAAGACAGGCAAAAGACGGTAAGTGCTGCCCTCTTATTATGTTTAAATTTGGGCGTCGACCCCCCAGATGTTATGAAAACACACCCGTGTGCCAGGGTTGAAGCATGGGTAGATCCTTTGAATTTCCAGGACTCAAAGAAAGCGATAGAACAAATTGGTAAGAATTTACAAGCGCAGTACGAAACACTGTCCTTAAGAACACGTTACAAGCAAAGCTTGGATCCCTGTGTTGAGGATGTCAAACGGTTTTGTAACTCATTAAGAAGGACTTCTAAAGAGGATAGGATCCTTTTCCACTATAACGGGCATGGGGTACCCAAGCCTACGAAATCGGGTGAAATTTGGGTTTTCAACAGGGGATATACTCAGTACATTCCCGTTTCATTGTATGATTTGCAAACTTGGTTGGGTGCCCCATGTATATTCGTTTATGACTGTAATAGTGCCGAGAATATACTAATTAACTTCCAAAAGTTTGTACAAAAGAGAATcaaagacgatgaagacggAAACCACGATGTGGCCGCACCATCGCCAACGTCAGCCTATGAAGATTGCTTCCAACTAGCTTCTTGCAGATCAGATGAACTTTTACTTATGAGCCCTGAATTACCAGCAGATTTGTTTAGTTGCTGTTTAACTTGTCCGATTGAAATCAGCATTCGTATCTTTCTCATGCAATCACCCTTGAAGGATTCCAAGTATAAGGTTTTCTTCGAAAATGCAACTTCAAACCAATCGTTTGCTGATAGTAGAAACTCATTCAAGTCCAAAATACCCAACGTAAATATTCCTGGTATGCTATCAGACAGAAGAACACCACTGGGTGAACTAAACTGGATCTTCACAGCTATAACAGATACTATTGCATGGACCTCCCTCCCTAGACcactttttaaaaaattattcaGACATGATTTAATGATCGCTGCACTTTTTAggaattttcttttggccaAAAGAATAATGCCGTGGTATAATTGTCACCCTGTGTCCGATCCGGAACTACCAGATAGTATAACCACACATCCGATGTGGAAATCTTGGGATTTGGCCATGGATGAGGTGCTAACTAAAATAGTCATTGACCTTAAAAATGCGCCCCCAGCCACTGCCTTAGAAAGTCAGATGATTCTACAACAACAGGAAACGTTGCAGAATGGTAGCAGTTCAAAACCTACCCCCCAAGAAACAAAGGCTGGAAGTATGCAAACTCAATCAAGATTCGCAGTGGCGAATTTAAGCACAATGTCTTTGGTGAATAACCCTGCGGCTCAATCGAGAAAGTCGATATCTCTGCAAAGTTCACAACAAgcacagcagcagcagcagcagcagcagcagcaattcacaggtttttttgaacaaaatcTGACCGCTTTTGAATTGTGGTTGAAATATGCTTCAAATGTTAGGCACCCGCCTGAGCAGCTTCCGATCGTTTTACAGGTTCTGCTTTCACAGGTACACCGTATACGTGCGTTAGTACTTTTATCGAGATTTTTAGACTTGGGGCCATGGGCAGTTTACCTGTCACTTTCTATTGGTATCTTCCCCTACGTTTTAAAATTACTACAAAGCCCAGCACCAGAATTGAAGCCCATTCTAGTATTTATTTGGGCTCGCATCATGTCAATAGATTATAAGAATACTCAAAGTGAattaatcaaagaaaaaggataCATGTACTTTATAACAGTATTGGTACCGGATTGGGGAGTAGGTGGACCTTCACCTACGAATGGCTCAACTATGATGAATGGCGGAAATCCACTAACAATGACTGCATCGCAAAATATAAATGCCCCAAGATCGAGATATTATGATCAGCAACAGGCCAATAGAACACCGAATATGGGCCATAGTAGTCTACCATTCTATCATTCTAACGACACCACTGATGAACAAAAGGCTATGGCTGTGTTCGTGTTGGCTTCTTTCGTTAGAGATTTTCCTTTGGGGCAAAAGAATTGTTTTAGTTTGGAGTTAGTAAGCAAGCTGTGCTTTTATATTGAAAACTCAGAAATTCCTTTATTGAGACAATGGTGCATTATTTTACTTGGTCTATTGTTTGCTGATAACCCCCTGAACAGGTTTGTCTGTATGAATACAGGTGCTGTTGAAATATTgttgaaatctttgaaagacCCGGTATCGGAAGTTAGAACAGCTTCCATATTCGCATTGAAACATTTCATATCTGGATTTCAAGATTCAGAGGTGATTTTGAGGTTGCAGCAAGAATTTGAGCAACAATATCAACAATTGCATTCCCAATTACAACATCTACAAAGCCAATCTCATgttcaacaacagcaacagtcccaacagcaacagcagcatCTTGAACAACAGCAAatgaaaattgaaaaacaaattcgTCATTGTCAAGTTATGCAAAatcaattggaaaatatcgatttgagaaaattgaaaagacaagaaattGCTGATCTAATTTCGATTCTACCCTTAATTAATGATGGATCGCCGTTAGTCCGTAAGGAACTTATTATATACTTTTCTCTTATCGTGAACCGctattcaaattttttcatcgttGTTGTATTCAATGATTTGttggaagaaataaaacaacTAGAGAAAACAGACATCAATACACGGAATGCTTCAGATAAGTATTCGGTAAGTCACGgttcaattttttatacTGTTTGGAAAtctcttttaattttagCAGAAGACCCCTTTTTAGAGAATAAAGAATTATCTAAGCAGGTGATCGATCATATTTTGCTCGAATTGAGCGTCCATAAAGAACTCGGCGGCACCTTTGAAGTCATGGAAAAATtcttattgaaaaggaGTTCGAAAGCCAACGAAAGTGGTAAATTTGGATTCAATTCTTCTCAAGTTCAATTTGTGAAAAGTTCGTTGAGGTCATTTTCACCAAATGGCAGGACAGATACTAATGCGCCCAAAAaggaacaacaacaacgtGACCCAAAGGTATCCCATCCAATACAAATGTCTATAACTaagctttttcaaagtcttggTTTCAGCGAATCAAATAGTGACAATGACACTCTATCGTCAAGTGCATCCATTGAATCCAATGGTACAAAAAAGGGCCCTCCAGGCCTATACTTGTCGAATGGCAATAACAATCTTTATCCAACTGCCAGCACTCCGAGGTTTCGTAGGTATACTGAACCCTTAAGTATGCCATTACAGAGCACATTCCTAGATTACTCAAGTGAGTATTTTCAAGAGCCACAAATGAGAAAGCAAGAAGCGGATGAACCTGGCAGTGTTGAATACAATGCCAGGTTATGGAGACGTAATAGAAATGAAACGATTATCCAAGAAACAcaaggtgaaaaaaagctaTCGATATATGGAAATTGGTCAAAGAGATTCATCAGTTTGAATAACAAAAGCCAACCAAAATTAATGAAGTTTACCCAATTTGAAGACCAGCTTGTTACGGCAGATGATAGGAGTACGATTACGGTATTTGATTGGGAAAAGGGGAAAACTTTGTCCAAGTTTTCTAATGGTACTCCATTTGGTACGAAAGTTacagatttgaaatttatcaacGAAGATGATTCGGCTCTTTTGTTGGCAGGCTCCTCGGATGGGGttattaaaatatatagaaaCTATCATGATATCgataattttgaaatcgtATCCGCCTGGAGAGGTTTAACTGATATGCTGTTAACTCCTAGATCTACTGGTTTATTGACAGAGTGGCTACAAATAAGGGGTTCATTATTAACGACTGGTGATGTGAAAGTCATCCGTGTTTGGGATGCGCATACTGAAACTGTTGAAGTAGATATTCCCGCGAAAACATCCTCCTTGATTACTTCACTGACGGCTGATCAATTGGCTGGTAATATCTTTGTAGCAGGTTTTGCGGACGGCTCTCTCAGAGTATACGATCGCCGTTTAGATCCAAGAGATTCTATGATACGTCGTTGGAGGGCAGGAAACGAGAAACAAGGTGTTTGGATCAATAATGTTCATTTACAAAGAGGTGGCTACAGAGAATTGGTTAGTGGGGCTACCAATGGTGTTGTTGAGTTGTGGGACATAAGATCTGAGGATCCAGTGGAGTCGTTTGTTGACCAGAATGTGGCTTCCCAATACGGATCACAACAAAAACCGACCACAATGACCTGTATGCAGGTTCATGAGCATGCTCCTATCATTGCGACAGGTACCAAACAGATCAAGATTTGGACAACATCTGGCGATCTCTTgaactctttcaaaaattcgCATACTAATGGTGTAACTAGTACGTTAGCTGCTACTGGTATTCCAACATCTTTATCGTACTCTTCAACATCAGACGCGTTCTTATCCTCGATGGCTTTCCATCCCCATAGAATGATGATMGCTGCCACCAATTCTCATGATTCTGTTGTAAACATCTACAAATGTGAAGATGAAAGGATCGATTATTtttag
- the GPI16 gene encoding GPI-anchor transamidase subunit GPI16, with protein MIGSLAYCILGTLLVGAVAQDTTVPQIGVDDSLWYPYDETLLLKPLPNNDLLLSFTFQLQSEPFDPAVSSHSFDAYEYYTTFPRAIPPLLESTATRQFHLRFTRGFWDALSWGQLPHGGKQAGASGVELWSLVQAADQEQAFQNWKKLANSLSGLFCSSLNFVDESRTTFPRRSYASGSASPLFNDTENLYLMRASLPNEPICTENLTPFIKLLPTRGHSGLTSLLDGHKLFDSLWNSISLDITTVCTENGDSLCHYEMEAHVDMATHVPSALARNERPIPKPLDGNSLRCDMDKPFDSYQCFPLPDPSETHLKLSQLFSKPIKNGNLFANRPTKICADVDRSTWTAHLSVDDTIYSTHDNCFELSNDQNESGSGYDFILESSDTTQVSPVDPVPIHVGRSLTGNGQDRGGIRTAFHNDNDTPVKLIYFESLPWFVRVYLSSLQITSTTSSHLQEDDIITDKYYLQAADRQRPAHLEFTMLIPAHSDIVMTYQFDKALLQFAEYPPDANHGFEIDAAVITVLSPESEEPVYETRTSTLLLSLSTPDFSMPYNVIILTSTIMGLIFGMLYNLMVKRIVTVDEADKIMLNSGLKYKLLKLKEKLLKTKQTKID; from the coding sequence atgattGGCTCGCTGGCGTATTGTATATTGGGTACGTTGCTGGTAGGTGCGGTTGCGCAAGACACGACGGTGCCCCAGATCGGTGTTGACGACAGCTTATGGTATCCGTACGACGAAACGCTGCTCTTGAAACCGCTGCCCAACAATGATTTACTGCTTTCATTCACCTTCCAATTGCAGTCGGAACCGTTCGACCCGGCCGTGTCGTCGCACTCGTTTGATGCGTATGAGTACTACACGACTTTCCCCCGGGCCATCCCACCTTTGTTGGAGTCCACTGCCACGCGTCAGTTCCATCTACGCTTCACCAGAGGGTTCTGGGATGCTCTGTCATGGGGCCAGTTGCCGCATGGTGGGAAACAGGCAGGTGCCTCAGGTGTGGAGTTGTGGTCTTTGGTTCAGGCTGCTGACCAGGAACAGGCCTTCcagaattggaagaaactCGCTAATTCCTTGAGTGGATTGTTCTGctcctctttgaattttgtaGATGAGTCCAGGACGACTTTCCCCCGCCGGTCGTATGCATCTGGTTCAGCGTCTCCTCTTTTCAACGACACTGAAAACCTGTACTTGATGAGAGCGTCCTTGCCCAATGAGCCCATCTGTACCGAGAACCTGACTCCATTCATAAAGTTATTGCCTACTAGGGGGCATTCCGGTTTGACGTCTCTCTTGGACGGTCATAAGCTGTTTGACTCTCTTTGGAACAGTATCTCGTTGGACATCACCACCGTTTGCACCGAAAACGGCGATTCGCTGTGCCACTATGAGATGGAAGCACACGTCGACATGGCCACGCACGTTCCCTCTGCCTTAGCAAGGAATGAGAGACCCATCCCTAAACCTCTGGACGGGAACTCCTTGCGCTGTGACATGGATAAGCCATTTGATTCCTACCAATGCTTCCCCCTACCGGACCCTTCAGAGACTCACTTGAAACTGTCTCAGCTGTTTTCCAAGCCAATTAAGAACGGAAATTTGTTTGCTAATAGGCCAACGAAGATATGTGCAGACGTGGACCGCTCCACTTGGACAGCGCACTTGTCCGTGGATGACACAATATACAGCACGCACGATAATTGTTTCGAATTGTCGAATGACCAGAATGAAAGTGGTTCAGGTTACGACTTCATTTTGGAATCATCGGATACCACTCAAGTCTCCCCTGTAGACCCTGTTCCTATTCATGTGGGCAGATCCCTGACCGGCAACGGTCAAGACCGTGGTGGGATTCGTACTGCCTTCCACAACGATAACGATACCCCTGTGAAGTTGATATATTTCGAATCGTTGCCATGGTTCGTCAGAGTTTACTTATCCTCTTTGCAAATCACTTCCACAACCTCTTCACACTTGCAAGAGGACGATATCATTACGGATAAATACTATCTCCAAGCGGCTGATAGACAAAGGCCCGCTCATCTGGAATTCACAATGTTGATTCCAGCCCATTCGGACATCGTCATGACTTATCAATTCGATAAAGCTCTTTTGCAGTTTGCCGAGTACCCACCAGATGCTAATCAcggttttgaaattgatgcTGCGGTGATTACCGTACTGTCACCAGAATCTGAAGAACCTGTGTACGAAACGAGAACCTCCACTCTGCTGTTATCTCTATCTACACCGGATTTTAGTATGCCGTATAACGTCATTATTTTAACATCCACCATAATGGGGCTCATATTCGGTATGTTGTACAACCTAATGGTGAAGAGAATAGTCACTGTCGATGAGGCTGATAAAATTATGTTAAATTCCGGTTTGAAGTATAAACTGTTAAAACTGAAAGAAAAGCTCTTGAAGACGAAACAGACTAAAATCGATTAG
- the IKI1 gene encoding Elongator subunit IKI1 gives MASSSHNPSILLKRILSLTESSPLILCLDSMAQTSYRLIHEFIHQSKSKGNECPVIYISFETVNMPSYCTHFIDATQMDFVHLVRQITSYLPSATATQTKKHMVVIDSLNYISTDHITRFLSEIASVHCTMLATYHKDITDDDHVAIPGGNSNYPDKLALLQFMATTILDIDAMLVGSLDTEEVSELLSEFRIPRGLNNDIFQLRFMNKRKSGRSLEYDFMINSKSHEYELLLNNKQGEEDGGSGLETPEMLQGLTTFNLGTSNKQKLAKDQVALPFLEAQSFGQGGAIVYEYEKDDDYDEEDPYEDPF, from the coding sequence ATGGCAAGTTCATCGCATAATCCTTCGattcttttaaaaagaaTCTTATCGCTTACGGAGAGTTCTCCTTTGATTCTGTGTTTGGACTCCATGGCCCAGACGTCATACAGACTAATCCATGAGTTTATCCACCAGAGTAAGAGCAAAGGCAACGAATGTCCCGTAATAtacatttcttttgaaacgGTTAATATGCCGTCTTACTGTACACACTTCATCGACGCCACTCAGATGGATTTCGTGCATTTGGTGAGGCAAATTACATCGTATTTACCGAGCGCTACTGCTACACAAACTAAGAAACACATGGTTGTCATTGACTCACTAAACTACATATCCACAGATCACATTACAAGGTTTTTGTCCGAGATTGCATCTGTTCACTGCACGATGCTTGCTACTTACCATAAAGATATTACTGACGACGATCATGTGGCAATACCTGGTGGGAATAGCAATTATCCCGATAAACTGGCTCTTTTACAGTTCATGGCTACTACGATCTTGGATATTGACGCGATGTTGGTGGGCAGTCTAGATACCGAGGAGGTTAGTGAACTATTGAGTGAATTTAGGATTCCCCGTGGGTTGAATAacgatatttttcaattacGATTCATGAATAAACGGAAATCTGGAAGATCGCTAGAATACGATTTCAtgataaattcaaaaagtcACGAATACGAGTTGCTGttgaataataaacaaGGTGAGGAGGATGGTGGTAGTGGGCTAGAAACTCCTGAAATGTTGCAGGGACTGACCACTTTTAACCTGGGAACATCCAATAAACAGAAATTGGCCAAAGACCAAGTTGCATTGCCCTTCTTAGAGGCACAGAGTTTTGGACAAGGCGGTGCCATTGTCTATGAATATGAAAAGGATGATGATTATGACGAGGAGGATCCATACGAGGatccattttga